The proteins below are encoded in one region of Caldanaerovirga acetigignens:
- a CDS encoding TCP-1/cpn60 chaperonin family protein, with translation MNFKNNNGQELDEKFAAFLTNANAIRAVASAVEGTIGPKGLDIMLVDRFGEVTVTNDGVTILKLMDINHPAAKMLINIAKAQQEEVGDGTTTTTIMAGAMVSEGVNQILRGVPVAKVIEGIKHGTKKAQEILIAKSVPVKGIDDPVLKDIAYIAGREHEDIAQLVTQAAKLIGEEKLKEKNFKLRDIVMAREGAENEVFLGVIVDKEKANKQMPGEVEDVRVLVIDDALGPEQIEEGALSTESGFAKYLALQEEFRENLKKLIELKVNLVLVGKGISQEAEEILTDAGVIALERVSAKDLERVAEHTGARIMKKAGLKKSIDEIKCYIGRAKKAYEDEKLGHLRIEGGEGKPMATILVGAATAEIVGERERIAKDAASSLQAAVKGGVVPGGGAVEVAVARELEREREKIKGMASYGIDCVIAALKRPLSQIVYNAGFNPLEKLEEVIYTQSEKGSDAIGVNCDTGELADMTELGVYDPALVKIHAIKAAGEIAQAILRIDTIIKKRDEGHASRGTPESGASMGEMDF, from the coding sequence TTGAACTTTAAAAATAACAACGGGCAGGAATTAGACGAAAAATTTGCGGCTTTTTTAACGAATGCCAATGCAATTAGGGCTGTGGCTTCAGCGGTAGAAGGGACCATAGGTCCAAAAGGGCTGGACATCATGCTGGTGGACAGGTTTGGGGAAGTCACTGTTACTAATGATGGTGTGACCATATTAAAACTGATGGATATAAATCATCCAGCGGCCAAGATGCTTATAAATATTGCCAAGGCCCAGCAGGAGGAAGTAGGGGACGGAACTACGACTACCACCATAATGGCAGGAGCAATGGTCTCTGAAGGTGTAAACCAAATTTTAAGAGGAGTGCCGGTGGCCAAAGTAATTGAAGGGATAAAGCACGGGACGAAGAAAGCCCAGGAGATACTAATTGCAAAATCTGTTCCTGTAAAAGGTATAGATGACCCGGTGTTAAAGGATATTGCTTATATAGCGGGGAGGGAACATGAAGACATCGCTCAGTTAGTGACACAAGCTGCAAAGCTAATCGGAGAGGAAAAGCTGAAGGAAAAGAATTTCAAGTTAAGGGATATAGTAATGGCGCGCGAAGGAGCAGAAAATGAAGTTTTTCTCGGTGTGATTGTAGATAAAGAAAAGGCAAACAAGCAAATGCCCGGGGAAGTTGAGGATGTAAGGGTGTTGGTGATAGATGATGCGCTAGGGCCTGAGCAGATAGAAGAAGGAGCGCTAAGCACTGAATCCGGCTTTGCTAAGTATTTGGCCCTTCAGGAAGAATTCAGGGAAAACCTTAAAAAGTTGATAGAACTCAAAGTCAACCTGGTTTTGGTGGGCAAAGGCATATCACAGGAAGCGGAAGAAATACTCACCGATGCCGGTGTAATCGCGCTGGAGAGGGTATCCGCCAAAGACCTGGAAAGGGTCGCAGAGCATACAGGAGCCAGGATAATGAAGAAGGCGGGGTTGAAAAAATCCATTGACGAAATAAAATGTTACATAGGGCGTGCTAAAAAAGCTTACGAAGACGAGAAGCTGGGGCACTTGAGGATCGAAGGCGGAGAAGGCAAACCTATGGCTACCATACTGGTAGGTGCTGCCACCGCAGAAATTGTTGGCGAGAGAGAGAGAATCGCAAAGGATGCAGCCTCATCATTACAGGCGGCAGTAAAAGGTGGGGTGGTCCCGGGCGGTGGAGCTGTTGAGGTGGCAGTAGCTCGGGAACTGGAGAGAGAAAGAGAAAAAATAAAAGGAATGGCTTCCTACGGCATAGACTGTGTTATAGCAGCTTTAAAACGCCCCCTTTCACAGATAGTATACAATGCGGGGTTTAACCCATTGGAAAAATTGGAAGAGGTTATATACACCCAATCTGAAAAGGGCAGTGATGCAATAGGCGTCAATTGCGATACTGGCGAGCTTGCTGACATGACGGAATTAGGGGTGTACGATCCAGCTCTCGTAAAAATCCATGCGATTAAAGCCGCTGGAGAAATTGCTCAGGCTATTTTGAGGATTGATACCATTATCAAAAAGCGGGATGAAGGACACGCATCAAGGGGGACCCCTGAATCGGGAGCCAGTATGGGTGAGATGGACTTCTGA
- the hrcA gene encoding heat-inducible transcriptional repressor HrcA has protein sequence MLDDRKIKILRAIVVDYIATAEPVGSRTIARKYRMGISPATIRNEMADLEELGYLAQPYTSAGRIPSDKGYRFYVDFLMPVVELAEKELQVIRQLFKKRVKELEDLIEEASRVISNLTNYTSIIVGPQLHESRLKHVEILRLSKEKGLLIIVTNYSAVVHQIVELPENLADSDLIRISNLFNDYLVEKTVDEITPDYMERIKREMREHEMALDAFVRALIERLEEAKKNGKVFASGSSRMLDFPEFKDVEKARNFLSLIEEEDFMIRVLKYTSKPNQITISIGNENPWKELQEFSIITTHLTAGGKNLGIFGVIGPTRMDYSKVISILNKVTDYLNETLSTLI, from the coding sequence ATGTTGGACGATAGGAAAATAAAGATCCTGAGGGCTATAGTGGTGGATTACATTGCCACAGCGGAGCCCGTGGGGTCGAGGACTATCGCCCGGAAATATAGGATGGGGATAAGTCCAGCTACTATCCGGAACGAAATGGCGGACCTGGAAGAGCTGGGTTATCTTGCCCAGCCATATACGTCGGCGGGGCGGATTCCTTCAGATAAAGGTTACAGGTTTTACGTGGATTTCCTCATGCCTGTAGTAGAGCTTGCAGAAAAGGAGCTTCAAGTAATAAGGCAGTTATTTAAAAAGCGAGTAAAGGAACTAGAGGACTTAATAGAAGAGGCCAGCCGAGTTATATCTAACCTTACAAATTATACCTCGATCATAGTAGGTCCACAGCTTCACGAAAGTAGACTAAAACATGTGGAGATCCTGAGGCTAAGTAAAGAAAAGGGGCTTTTAATTATAGTCACTAATTACAGTGCCGTTGTACATCAAATTGTAGAACTTCCGGAAAACTTGGCGGATTCGGACCTTATACGAATCTCTAACTTGTTCAACGACTACCTTGTGGAAAAGACAGTGGATGAAATCACGCCAGACTATATGGAGAGGATAAAGCGCGAGATGAGAGAGCACGAGATGGCGCTAGATGCCTTCGTGCGAGCGCTAATAGAAAGATTAGAGGAAGCTAAAAAAAACGGCAAAGTATTTGCGAGCGGAAGTTCTAGGATGCTAGATTTTCCAGAATTCAAAGATGTGGAAAAGGCGAGAAATTTCCTTTCGTTGATTGAAGAGGAAGATTTTATGATAAGAGTACTAAAATATACATCAAAACCCAATCAGATAACGATAAGCATAGGAAACGAAAACCCTTGGAAGGAACTTCAGGAATTCAGCATAATCACCACCCACTTAACAGCCGGAGGGAAGAACCTGGGAATTTTTGGAGTTATAGGTCCCACAAGGATGGATTATTCCAAAGTTATATCCATCCTCAACAAAGTCACTGATTATCTGAACGAAACGCTTTCAACTTTGATATAA
- the mtaB gene encoding tRNA (N(6)-L-threonylcarbamoyladenosine(37)-C(2))-methylthiotransferase MtaB, with protein MNLGILGRVVEYIIMPKVAFYTLGCKVNQYESDAMAELFKERGYELVDFDEIADVYIINTCTVTNEGARKSRQMIRQATRRNPQATVAVVGCYSQMNADEILQIPGVDVVVGTKDRHKIVDLVERAKKSDAKIIDVQDIMKVRTFEEIAFKGYRQRTRAFLKIQEGCNMFCSYCIIPYVRGPVRSRPVAGILKEAENLAKDGFKEIVLTGIHLGLYGADFKNGPSLYDVIEKLSKIEGIKRIRLSSIEAMELSDDFIKKLAALENFCHHFHIPLQSGSDKILKLMNRRYTVSEFEERIQFIKKIMPDVAITTDVIVGFPGETDEDFKDTREFIEKIGFSRLHVFKFSPRVGTPAAKMPDQVPSELKEKRSRELINLSKELERKFREKFLGKVIYVLFEEKDDDLYFGHTGNYIKVGVRSEEELRNKILEVELIENRDEFALGNIKKN; from the coding sequence ATGAATTTGGGGATTTTGGGGAGGGTGGTTGAATATATAATCATGCCCAAAGTAGCTTTTTACACTTTAGGATGCAAGGTCAACCAATACGAATCTGATGCCATGGCCGAGTTGTTTAAAGAAAGAGGCTATGAACTGGTTGATTTCGATGAAATAGCTGATGTGTACATCATCAATACCTGCACTGTCACTAATGAGGGAGCGCGAAAGTCGAGGCAGATGATAAGACAGGCTACCCGAAGAAACCCCCAGGCAACGGTTGCTGTAGTAGGGTGTTACTCTCAAATGAATGCGGACGAAATTTTGCAAATACCCGGTGTTGACGTGGTGGTGGGCACGAAAGACCGGCACAAGATAGTGGACCTCGTGGAGCGGGCAAAAAAAAGTGATGCGAAAATTATCGATGTTCAAGATATAATGAAGGTGAGGACTTTTGAGGAAATAGCCTTTAAAGGTTATAGGCAGCGCACCCGGGCCTTTTTAAAAATCCAGGAAGGATGCAATATGTTCTGCTCCTACTGCATAATACCCTATGTGCGCGGACCGGTTCGCAGCAGGCCAGTTGCGGGTATTTTGAAAGAAGCTGAAAACTTAGCAAAAGATGGATTTAAGGAGATTGTTCTCACGGGAATACACCTGGGGCTTTACGGAGCGGATTTTAAAAACGGACCTTCACTTTACGACGTTATAGAAAAACTTTCGAAAATAGAAGGTATAAAGAGGATTCGCCTGAGTTCAATTGAGGCGATGGAATTGAGCGATGATTTCATAAAAAAATTAGCGGCTTTGGAAAATTTCTGTCATCATTTCCATATCCCCCTACAGAGCGGCAGCGACAAAATATTGAAGCTGATGAATAGGCGCTACACTGTATCGGAATTTGAGGAGAGGATTCAATTCATAAAAAAGATCATGCCCGATGTGGCTATTACTACCGATGTGATAGTAGGTTTTCCCGGAGAGACGGATGAGGATTTCAAAGATACGCGTGAATTTATAGAAAAGATAGGATTCAGCCGGCTCCATGTATTTAAGTTTTCACCGAGGGTTGGGACTCCCGCTGCGAAAATGCCCGATCAGGTACCTTCCGAATTGAAAGAAAAACGAAGCCGAGAACTTATCAATTTAAGTAAAGAGCTTGAAAGAAAGTTTAGAGAAAAGTTTCTAGGCAAAGTTATTTATGTGCTGTTTGAAGAAAAGGACGATGACCTATACTTCGGCCACACTGGCAATTATATTAAAGTAGGGGTGCGTTCCGAAGAAGAATTGAGGAACAAGATTCTTGAAGTTGAGTTAATAGAAAATAGGGACGAATTTGCCCTAGGAAATATTAAAAAAAATTGA
- the prmA gene encoding 50S ribosomal protein L11 methyltransferase: MKWLEIKVKTSTEAIEAIANIFYEAGAAGVVIEDPKDLLNREDPWDYVEIPEGIDFEKAIVTGYLPESEQVNELLQEIGKRIAELPRFGLDLGSGEMEVSFVEESDWANAWKVYYQILRIGKRLVVKPSWLDYDPKVGEVIIELDPGMAFGTGTHETTAMCLEFLERYVKEGQTVIDVGCGSGILSIAAAKLGAAKVLAIDKDQVALKVARENVERNGVRQVEVVRGDGLKGMNFKADIIVANIIADVIVEIAVDATANLKNGGFFICSGIIKDKKFYVCRALEKAGFDVIEQMEKGDWITLVSRLCRKVKK, from the coding sequence ATGAAATGGTTGGAGATTAAAGTAAAAACTTCGACCGAAGCTATAGAAGCAATAGCCAATATCTTTTACGAGGCAGGGGCTGCCGGAGTAGTCATCGAAGACCCTAAAGATTTGCTGAACCGCGAAGATCCATGGGATTACGTGGAAATTCCTGAAGGCATTGACTTCGAGAAGGCTATTGTGACAGGGTACCTCCCTGAATCCGAGCAAGTGAACGAACTTTTGCAGGAAATTGGAAAGAGAATTGCTGAGCTTCCCAGGTTCGGGTTAGACCTGGGAAGCGGCGAGATGGAGGTGTCCTTTGTAGAAGAGAGTGATTGGGCCAACGCCTGGAAGGTCTATTACCAGATATTGCGGATCGGGAAAAGGTTGGTCGTAAAGCCTTCGTGGCTTGATTATGATCCGAAAGTCGGAGAAGTGATAATAGAGCTAGACCCTGGAATGGCTTTCGGTACGGGGACCCATGAAACAACCGCCATGTGCCTGGAGTTTTTGGAAAGATATGTCAAAGAAGGCCAAACTGTGATAGATGTGGGCTGCGGTTCCGGGATACTTTCAATAGCGGCCGCAAAACTAGGAGCGGCCAAGGTTCTCGCAATAGATAAAGATCAGGTTGCTTTAAAAGTGGCAAGGGAGAATGTGGAGAGAAACGGTGTAAGGCAGGTAGAAGTAGTAAGGGGCGATGGATTAAAGGGTATGAACTTTAAGGCCGACATAATAGTTGCCAATATAATAGCTGACGTGATAGTGGAGATAGCCGTTGATGCAACTGCAAATCTAAAGAATGGAGGCTTTTTTATTTGCTCTGGAATAATTAAGGATAAAAAATTTTACGTATGTAGAGCCTTAGAAAAAGCAGGCTTTGATGTGATTGAGCAAATGGAAAAGGGTGATTGGATAACGCTCGTTTCCCGATTGTGTCGAAAGGTGAAAAAGTAG
- a CDS encoding 16S rRNA (uracil(1498)-N(3))-methyltransferase produces MHIFFVQGSANLNDMIEIIGEDAHHIANVLRMGKGDNLRISNGKDEVYEAQIVEVGFGGRIIKVKIIEKNNFEIKSPRITLFQGIPKGQKFDFILQKNTELGVSEFVPVITERTVVEIGGDKIKDRTKRWNKITKEAAKQCRRLDLPKVHKPIEFDECIKTLKKYPLILMLWEEERRTFLKPFLSSISKKIEEIAVFIGPEGGFSEEEIIKAKEIGAITVSLGRRILRTETAGFAVSTVLMYEFGDFGEGG; encoded by the coding sequence ATGCATATTTTTTTTGTTCAGGGAAGTGCAAATTTAAATGACATGATAGAGATTATAGGAGAGGATGCTCACCATATAGCAAATGTCCTGAGAATGGGGAAAGGCGATAATTTGCGAATCTCAAATGGCAAGGACGAAGTATACGAAGCTCAAATAGTCGAGGTTGGGTTTGGTGGTAGAATAATAAAAGTAAAAATAATTGAAAAAAATAATTTTGAAATCAAAAGTCCTCGGATAACGTTGTTCCAAGGCATTCCGAAAGGACAAAAGTTCGATTTTATCCTGCAGAAAAATACCGAACTAGGAGTTTCTGAATTCGTTCCAGTCATAACCGAGCGAACAGTAGTAGAAATAGGTGGGGACAAGATAAAAGATAGAACTAAAAGATGGAATAAAATAACAAAGGAAGCTGCAAAACAGTGTAGAAGATTGGATCTGCCTAAAGTGCATAAGCCGATTGAATTCGACGAATGTATTAAGACTTTAAAAAAGTACCCTTTGATCCTGATGCTCTGGGAAGAAGAGCGAAGGACTTTTTTAAAACCTTTTTTATCTTCCATTTCGAAAAAGATAGAGGAGATTGCCGTTTTCATTGGACCGGAAGGGGGTTTTTCCGAAGAGGAAATAATAAAGGCAAAAGAAATTGGGGCGATCACGGTCAGCCTTGGCAGGCGGATTTTAAGGACAGAAACGGCGGGATTTGCGGTGAGTACCGTGTTGATGTATGAATTTGGGGATTTTGGGGAGGGTGGTTGA
- a CDS encoding pseudouridine synthase → MGVVEEKIERKEESLIERWVSESGKKAVTHFNVLRRLKGYTVLEVKPLTGRTHKIRVLMSHLGHPVAGDSLYGGKNDKIKMQALHFAEMSFFYPI, encoded by the coding sequence GTGGGGGTTGTAGAGGAAAAAATCGAGCGGAAAGAGGAAAGTTTAATCGAAAGATGGGTATCGGAGAGCGGCAAAAAAGCCGTAACCCACTTTAATGTTTTGAGGCGACTGAAGGGCTACACGGTGCTGGAAGTAAAACCCTTAACTGGCCGAACACATAAGATAAGAGTTCTTATGAGTCATTTAGGACATCCGGTAGCCGGTGATAGCCTGTACGGCGGAAAAAACGATAAAATTAAAATGCAAGCACTGCACTTTGCCGAGATGTCCTTTTTCTATCCAATTTAA
- the grpE gene encoding nucleotide exchange factor GrpE, with the protein MEKEDEKNIDQKNEQKDEYGSQELQNGADSISVKEGSFEVEELKKALEEKENEAAKYKELWLRALADYDNFKKRTQKEMERIQLYAGEQLIKDIIPVLDNLERAINSIEDKDSAIYEGIKLIYNQIKSILAKYGVEEIEAEGKPFDPQLHEAIMTVETDEYESDTIVEVLRKGYTYHSKVIRPSLVKVAKK; encoded by the coding sequence ATGGAGAAAGAAGACGAAAAGAACATTGACCAAAAAAATGAACAGAAGGATGAATATGGTAGTCAGGAACTCCAAAACGGCGCAGATTCGATTTCAGTTAAAGAAGGATCTTTTGAAGTAGAGGAACTAAAAAAAGCCTTGGAAGAAAAAGAAAATGAGGCGGCCAAGTACAAGGAACTTTGGCTCAGAGCATTGGCCGACTATGATAACTTCAAAAAAAGAACCCAGAAAGAAATGGAGCGAATACAACTTTACGCCGGAGAGCAGCTTATAAAGGACATCATTCCCGTTTTGGATAATTTGGAGAGAGCTATTAATTCGATCGAAGATAAGGACAGTGCAATTTACGAAGGGATAAAGCTAATATACAACCAGATTAAAAGCATATTAGCTAAATACGGCGTGGAGGAAATAGAGGCCGAAGGAAAGCCTTTCGACCCTCAGTTGCACGAAGCAATTATGACAGTGGAAACTGACGAATACGAAAGCGATACTATAGTGGAGGTCCTGAGAAAAGGATATACTTACCATTCAAAAGTTATAAGACCGAGCCTTGTCAAAGTAGCAAAAAAATAA
- the hemW gene encoding radical SAM family heme chaperone HemW: MDTLALYIHIPFCIKRCAYCDFNSYTELEYVPSYLDSLKREISFYSNIERKISSIYIGGGTPTVLNEKELSSIIDAIHRAFNLSSDLEFTVEANPETVTKEKLEVLREGGVNRLSLGLQSFNEELLKVIGRIHNAEGFLKNFFMAREAGFNNINVDLIFGLPQQRVEDFLNSLRKLLDLSPEHVSCYSLSVEEGTKFYELKEKGLLFLPSEDEERMMYHAARSILEEGGYSHYEISNFAKSGRECKHNLVYWTYGEYLGLGAGAHSFMDGVRFYNAYGLKDYIEKVKAKGEAVESRERISEPEQQAEFVILGLRLIKGVDKAKFYERFRKDMDLVYGEVLEKLEEKGLIVNGKEYVKLTKKGLDLANEVFVEFLP, encoded by the coding sequence ATGGATACTCTTGCGCTTTATATCCACATCCCTTTTTGTATTAAAAGATGTGCTTACTGCGATTTTAACTCCTACACCGAACTGGAATACGTACCTTCATACCTTGATTCCCTGAAAAGGGAAATTTCTTTTTATTCGAATATTGAAAGAAAAATAAGCAGTATATACATCGGCGGCGGGACCCCCACGGTTTTAAACGAAAAAGAATTATCGTCTATTATCGATGCGATACACAGGGCCTTTAATTTGAGCTCCGACCTGGAATTTACCGTTGAGGCCAATCCGGAGACGGTTACAAAGGAGAAGCTTGAGGTCCTGAGGGAAGGTGGGGTTAATCGGCTTAGTTTAGGATTGCAGTCCTTTAACGAGGAACTTTTGAAGGTAATCGGCAGGATTCATAACGCGGAGGGCTTCTTAAAAAATTTTTTCATGGCGAGAGAAGCCGGATTTAACAACATCAATGTGGATCTAATTTTTGGACTGCCGCAGCAAAGGGTGGAAGATTTCCTGAATTCCCTGAGAAAGCTACTGGACTTGTCACCGGAGCACGTATCCTGCTATAGCCTCAGTGTCGAAGAAGGTACAAAGTTTTACGAATTGAAAGAAAAAGGATTGCTTTTTCTTCCTTCCGAGGACGAAGAAAGGATGATGTACCATGCGGCACGGAGTATACTGGAAGAAGGAGGATATTCGCATTACGAAATCTCCAATTTTGCGAAGTCAGGAAGGGAGTGTAAGCATAATTTGGTTTATTGGACTTACGGTGAATATTTGGGGCTAGGGGCCGGAGCCCATTCGTTTATGGACGGGGTTCGTTTCTACAATGCATACGGCTTAAAGGATTACATTGAGAAAGTAAAGGCCAAAGGCGAAGCAGTGGAAAGCCGGGAAAGGATTTCCGAACCGGAACAGCAGGCTGAATTTGTCATATTGGGATTGAGGCTCATAAAAGGTGTTGATAAAGCCAAGTTTTATGAGCGATTCAGAAAAGACATGGATTTGGTCTACGGTGAAGTGCTAGAGAAACTAGAGGAAAAAGGGCTTATCGTCAACGGCAAAGAATACGTGAAACTAACCAAAAAGGGTCTTGATCTTGCTAATGAAGTTTTTGTGGAATTTTTACCGTAG
- the dnaJ gene encoding molecular chaperone DnaJ, whose translation MSKKDYYEILGVGKNATEEEIKKAYRKLARQYHPDVNKSPDAAEKFKEINEAYQVLSDPQKRAMYDKFGHAGIDPNATQGDFGGGGFGDFGDFDFGRDIFGDIFDSFFGGFSTSRKKGPVRGADIRYDLEITLEEAFLGAEKEIELYRMESCSRCGGTGAKPGTGAKTCPVCGGSGQVKQVQNTPFGRYISITTCTRCHGSGIVIEEPCPECHGAGNVRVLRKIKVKIPPGVDTGAKLRLAGEGELGERGGPSGDLYVIIHVKPHRFFIRQGDNLIYEAPISFVQAALGAEIEVPTLDGGKVKLKIPEGTQPGTRFRIKGKGMPHLRGYGRGDLHVEVNVVIPKKLSEKQKELLRKFAEISGEDIKQPHKGFFDKMRDAFGV comes from the coding sequence TTGAGCAAGAAAGATTATTATGAAATCCTTGGAGTTGGGAAAAATGCTACAGAAGAAGAAATAAAAAAAGCTTACAGGAAACTGGCCCGGCAGTACCATCCAGACGTCAACAAAAGCCCTGATGCTGCTGAGAAGTTCAAGGAGATAAATGAGGCTTATCAAGTATTGAGTGACCCACAAAAGAGAGCTATGTACGATAAATTTGGCCATGCAGGTATTGATCCGAATGCCACTCAAGGGGATTTCGGCGGAGGGGGCTTTGGCGATTTTGGGGATTTCGATTTTGGAAGGGATATCTTCGGAGATATTTTCGATAGCTTTTTCGGAGGTTTTTCAACCTCTCGGAAAAAAGGGCCCGTTCGCGGAGCCGATATAAGGTACGACCTTGAAATAACTTTGGAAGAAGCTTTTTTAGGTGCGGAAAAGGAGATTGAGCTTTACCGGATGGAATCGTGTTCGAGGTGTGGTGGAACAGGTGCGAAGCCGGGAACTGGTGCTAAAACCTGTCCCGTTTGTGGTGGAAGCGGGCAGGTGAAACAGGTGCAAAACACGCCTTTTGGCAGATATATTAGCATAACCACTTGCACAAGATGCCATGGTAGTGGTATTGTTATAGAAGAACCATGTCCAGAATGCCACGGGGCTGGGAATGTAAGGGTTTTGCGAAAAATAAAAGTGAAAATTCCGCCAGGAGTGGATACAGGTGCGAAATTGCGACTGGCAGGCGAAGGTGAGCTAGGAGAAAGAGGAGGTCCTTCCGGTGACTTGTATGTTATTATTCACGTAAAACCCCACAGGTTTTTTATACGGCAAGGCGACAACCTTATTTATGAAGCTCCGATTTCATTTGTGCAAGCCGCTCTAGGTGCGGAAATAGAAGTTCCTACCCTCGACGGTGGAAAGGTAAAATTAAAAATACCAGAAGGGACCCAGCCAGGAACTAGATTTAGGATAAAAGGCAAGGGAATGCCTCATCTCAGAGGTTACGGGCGCGGTGACTTGCACGTGGAGGTAAACGTAGTGATACCAAAAAAATTAAGTGAAAAGCAAAAGGAATTATTGAGAAAGTTTGCCGAAATTAGCGGTGAAGATATAAAGCAACCGCACAAAGGCTTTTTTGATAAAATGAGAGACGCCTTTGGCGTGTGA
- the dnaK gene encoding molecular chaperone DnaK, which yields MGRIIGIDLGTTNSVAAYIEGGQPVIIPNAEGSRLTPSVVAFTKDGQRLVGQMAKRQAILNPERTVISIKRHMGTDYKVNIDGKLYTPQEISAMILQKIKQDAEAYLGEKITQAVITVPAYFTDSQRQATKDAGRIAGLEVLRIINEPTAAALAYGLDKGNDQTILVFDLGGGTFDVSILELGDGVFEVKATSGNNRLGGDDFDQRIIDYIAEEFMKEHGIDLRKDRMALQRLKEAAEKAKIELSSMLETTISLPFITADASGPKHIEMTLTRAKFEELTRDLVEATLGPTEQALKDAGLRPEDIDKVILVGGSTRIPAVQEAIRRFLGKEPHKGVNPDEVVAMGAAIQAGVLAGEVKDVVLLDVTPLSLGIETLGGVFTKIIERNTTIPVSRSQIFTTAADNQTTVDIHVLQGERPMAADNVTLGRFQLTGIPPAPRGVPRIEVKFDIDVNGIVHVSAKDLGTGKEQKITITSSTNLTEEEIQRMIRDAEKYAEEDRKRKEKVEAKNHADSLIYQSEKMLNELKDKINPEEAEKVRKEIENVRKAIESDDVEKIKKATDDLTKAFYDISARLYNSQGTQGTGGNPGGAYNYQAGNNTAGAKDEKVVDADYKFVNDEDKREQK from the coding sequence ATGGGCAGGATTATTGGTATAGACCTTGGAACGACTAACTCGGTGGCCGCATACATTGAGGGCGGTCAGCCAGTTATAATACCCAATGCGGAGGGCTCGAGACTTACGCCATCCGTCGTTGCTTTTACAAAGGATGGTCAGCGTCTGGTAGGACAGATGGCCAAAAGACAGGCCATACTTAATCCCGAAAGGACTGTGATTTCGATAAAAAGACACATGGGAACTGACTACAAAGTAAACATAGACGGCAAGCTTTACACCCCACAGGAAATCTCGGCCATGATTTTGCAAAAAATAAAACAGGACGCTGAAGCGTATTTGGGAGAAAAGATTACTCAAGCGGTCATAACCGTGCCGGCCTATTTTACTGACAGCCAGCGTCAGGCAACAAAGGATGCAGGAAGAATAGCAGGACTTGAGGTGCTTAGAATAATAAACGAACCGACAGCAGCAGCTTTAGCTTATGGGCTTGACAAGGGAAACGATCAAACCATACTGGTTTTTGACTTGGGCGGAGGCACGTTTGACGTCTCCATCCTTGAGCTTGGCGATGGGGTATTCGAAGTGAAGGCTACTAGCGGCAACAACAGACTGGGAGGAGACGACTTCGACCAGAGGATAATAGATTATATCGCCGAAGAATTCATGAAAGAACACGGAATTGACCTCAGAAAAGACCGCATGGCCTTGCAAAGGCTAAAAGAAGCGGCTGAGAAGGCTAAGATAGAACTTTCTAGTATGTTAGAAACCACCATAAGCCTTCCTTTCATTACGGCTGATGCCAGCGGGCCAAAGCACATAGAAATGACCCTGACGAGGGCCAAATTCGAGGAACTTACGAGGGATCTGGTAGAAGCCACTTTAGGCCCTACTGAACAGGCTTTGAAAGACGCCGGATTGAGGCCGGAAGATATAGACAAGGTAATACTGGTTGGTGGTTCTACGCGCATACCCGCGGTTCAGGAAGCAATAAGGAGATTTTTGGGTAAAGAGCCGCACAAGGGTGTGAATCCCGATGAAGTGGTGGCTATGGGAGCTGCCATTCAGGCCGGCGTGTTGGCAGGTGAAGTCAAAGATGTAGTTCTTCTTGACGTAACGCCCCTTTCCCTCGGTATAGAGACCTTAGGAGGAGTCTTTACTAAGATCATTGAGAGGAACACGACTATTCCTGTTTCAAGAAGCCAGATATTTACTACTGCTGCGGATAACCAGACGACAGTAGATATCCACGTACTACAGGGAGAAAGGCCAATGGCTGCTGATAATGTGACTTTAGGTAGGTTCCAGCTCACAGGTATACCGCCGGCTCCGAGGGGTGTGCCGCGTATTGAGGTAAAATTTGACATTGATGTCAACGGCATAGTCCACGTGTCTGCGAAAGATTTAGGAACCGGAAAAGAGCAAAAGATTACTATTACTTCCTCCACGAACTTAACGGAAGAGGAAATCCAGAGAATGATAAGAGATGCGGAAAAATATGCCGAAGAAGACAGAAAGAGAAAAGAAAAGGTCGAGGCGAAAAATCATGCAGATTCTCTCATCTATCAGTCGGAGAAGATGTTGAACGAATTGAAGGATAAGATAAATCCGGAAGAAGCCGAAAAGGTGAGAAAGGAAATCGAAAACGTCAGGAAGGCCATAGAAAGTGACGATGTGGAAAAAATTAAAAAAGCCACTGACGACCTCACAAAAGCCTTCTACGATATATCTGCGAGGCTCTATAATTCGCAGGGTACGCAGGGAACCGGAGGCAACCCTGGCGGAGCTTACAATTATCAAGCTGGAAATAACACCGCCGGCGCGAAGGATGAGAAAGTGGTGGATGCCGACTATAAATTTGTCAACGACGAAGATAAAAGAGAGCAAAAATAA